The following DNA comes from Acidobacteriota bacterium.
GTCAAGAAAGGAGAGCGCACCCTGGTGTTGCAGAATGGACAGCACGTAGGGATAGGCAAAAAGGGCGATGTGGGTCAGGGCATATCCCACACCGACGGTCAAACCCGCCGCGACAGGCCAAACCGCTATGCCGACCCTTCCGGCCAGTCCCGACCGGACCAGGATCAGGAACACCGACACCGCCAGGATTGCCAGCACGGAGTCGATTCGCACCATCAGGCTCAATCCGAACACCAATCCCGACAGGAAGCCCAAACCACGTTGGCGGCGGGACACGGACAGGGTCAGCATCCAGACTCCGGCCAGCAACAGGACCTGGGCCAGGGTCTCGCTGAAGGGACTTCGCACCAACCATATCTGGCCCAGGTTCAGGCAAAGCAGACTCGAAGCCACCAACCCGACGGTCTTGGACCGAAAAATCTCAATGGACAAAGAAACCACCAGCAGGAGGCTCAGCAAACCCAGCAGGACATTGAAACCGAACAGCCCGTCGAACCTCCAGAGTTTGAATGCCAGGGACAGCCAAAGCGGAAACAGGTGCAGATACTGCGGCAACATTTCCCCGCTCTCCGCATCCAGCAGTGAAAAACCGGGCACGGCTTCCAGGTAAAGCGCATTTTCAAGAAGGGCCGGCAGGAACAGCCTCTGCCGGTCCTCATCGAAATTTCGGAAGTCGGGATCGCTGAAGCGCAGGCTCTGCTCCTGGGCCAAACGTACTGCAATGTTGGCATGCTCCCCGGGATCTCGTTGGCTGGCGACATATTCGGCGGTCCTTCCGAAGGTGAACAGACCCAGCAACAGGATTCCCGCCAGCCACAAGTCGCTCCACCGGGCTCGCAGCCGTCTCCAGGCCGGAAGACGCCATTGCAGGGTCCCCGATTTCAACAGCCAGGCAAGGCAAACCAGGCTGTAGACCGCCAGCAGCACAAACAGGTAGCGAATTCGAGCCACGCCCAGTTGCGCGCTCAGCATGAGGAAACAGGAGGTCACGATCAATCCGCAGACAGTGCTGAGCAACGCGGGACTGATCACACTCTTGAACAGGTCGACGCGGGTGCTGGAGGATGCGCCCGATAAGGAAGGTCCCTGGAGCCCCCCAGTTGCAAGCCTGTAGGTCACCCAACCGCTGCCCCCGAACAGACAGACGAATTGAAGCAGAATCGAGTAGTCTTTCCAATCGGGCACGAAGTCCATGAGGTTCCTGATACCGCTCTAGACTGTCCGGTATCGGTCAGCCGAAAAGGGGTTTACGGTGCCAGTTCAGCGCGGTCGCAACGATGTCTTCCAGGGTGGTGTATTTCGGGGTCCAGCCCAGAACATTGAAGGCCCGGGAGGCATCGGCCACCAAGGTCGAAGCGTCTCCGGTCCGCCGCGAGCCCTCTTTGACGGGCACCGCCCTGCCCGAAAGCCGTTCAACGGCCGCAACGATTTGCTTCACCGAGTGTCCCTGACCCGTCCCCAAGTTTAGCGCCGCACTGCGGCCACCCTCCAATAAATGGCGCAGGGCCAAGACATGGGCCGCAGCCAGGTCCGAAACGTGGACAAAGTCCCGAACCGCCGTACCGTCAGGCGTTTCGTAGTCCGTCCCGAAAATCTCAAGGTGGCTTCTCTCGCCAAGAGCCGATTCAATGGCCAGGGGAATCACGTGAGTTTCGGGTCGATGGCATTCGCCGATCTCGCCGTCCGGGTCGGCCCCGGCAGCATTAAAGTACCTCAGACAGACGTAGCCAATCCCATAGGCCATGCTGAAATCCCGCAGCATGTGCTCCACCACCAGCTTGCTTACCCCATAGGGCGTGATCGGAACCTTGGCCTCGGTTTCCGGGATAGGAAGTGCCCCGGGCACTCCATAAATGGCGCAACTGCTGGAAAAGATGATGGATCGTATCCCCTGATCCAGCATTCCCTTCAGAAGATTCAGGCTTCCCACCAGGTTGTTGTGGTAGTACCTGGCCGGATGCATCACCGACTCGCCGACGTCACACAGGTCTGCCAGGTGCATGACCCCGCCGGGTCGATGGTGCTCGATTACCGCTTTCAGTCGAGCCCCGTCCGTCAGATCGACCCTTTCGAGAGGTCCCCACTTCACGGCCGATTCATTTCCACGGGAGAGGCAGTCCACCACTACCGGATGGAATCCTTCTGCCGCCAGCGACTTGCAGACATGACTGCCGACATAGCCGGCTCCGCCCGTAACCAGAATGGTTCGCCCCAGGACCACGCTTTCCTTCCCACTCGGACCGGATCACCGGCCCCGCTTCGTAGCTGCCGCTCCCGATGGCCCGAGTCCGAATAATTCAATCAGAAAACGCCGGATGCCGCAATTGAGGGGCTAAGCCCGCATTTCTCACCAGGTCGCTGGTAGCATGACGAAAGGTAGTTTTTCTTTCGGCCCCTTGATTGGCTCCATGGTAAGGGCTTGCAGGTAGCAGACGGCGCTGGGCATGCCCTGGCTTGTCCTTTCCCTTCAGCGCGCACAGGCTCCCTCGACCGTAGTGGCCGCTACGCTCTTCGGTCGCGAGCACACGCTGAAGGGAAAAGTCCTGCGCCACGATCATGCCCCCTGGTGAGAAATGCGGGCTCGTGCCCGTACGCGTTGCCTTGATTCCGGCGACGTTCTAAAATGCGCCCCGCGCCATGACACCGACCACCACACTCTCGGTCATCGTCCCCATTTACAATGAACAATCTCTGGTTCACGCCAGCCTCTCCCGTTTGCGTGTCCTGGGAAACAGCCCGCTGTTGACTTCGATCCGGGTGATCGTGGTGGACGACGGTTCCCGCGATAAAACCCCGACTGTTCTCCAGCAGTTCCGGCGATCCCTGGAAAGGGAGGCTTGGGGAGCAAAATTTGTCTGGCAGTTTGTCCGCCATCCAAGAAATTACGGCAAGGGCAAAGCCCTGAGAACAGGGTTGACCCTTGCGGACACCGACCTCACCGTCTGCCAGGATGCCGACCTCGAATACCATCCTCAAGAGCTTCTTGGCATGATTCCGCTATTCCTGGAGGGTGATGTGGATGCCGTCTTCGGTTCGAGATTCCACCGGGCAGCGCCGCAGCCAAGGAGCCTTTCTCCTCATCGGATGGTCAACGGGTTCCTCACGGCGCTCTGCAACCTGGTCAGCCGTTTGAACCTCTCCGACATGGAAACCTGTTACAAGATGGTTCGCACCGACCTGCTCAAGAGCATCCGGCTGGAGAGCAACGATTTCCGCATCGAACCCGAGCTCACCATCAAGTTGGCCAAACGAGGAGCCCGCCTGCTGGAAGTCCCCATTGCGTATTCGGGCAGGAGCTACCAGGAGGGGAAAAAAATCAATTGGAAGGATGGCCTCAAGGCCCTGCTGGCTATTATCAGGTTCGCTGCTTCGAGCCGAATCGACCGAAATACAAGCCCTTAGCCCGCATTTCTCACCAGGGGGCATGATCATGGCGTAGGAATTTTCCCTTCAGCGCGTGCTCGCGACCCAAGAGCGTAGCGGTTTCTACGGTCAAGG
Coding sequences within:
- the galE gene encoding UDP-glucose 4-epimerase GalE gives rise to the protein MGRTILVTGGAGYVGSHVCKSLAAEGFHPVVVDCLSRGNESAVKWGPLERVDLTDGARLKAVIEHHRPGGVMHLADLCDVGESVMHPARYYHNNLVGSLNLLKGMLDQGIRSIIFSSSCAIYGVPGALPIPETEAKVPITPYGVSKLVVEHMLRDFSMAYGIGYVCLRYFNAAGADPDGEIGECHRPETHVIPLAIESALGERSHLEIFGTDYETPDGTAVRDFVHVSDLAAAHVLALRHLLEGGRSAALNLGTGQGHSVKQIVAAVERLSGRAVPVKEGSRRTGDASTLVADASRAFNVLGWTPKYTTLEDIVATALNWHRKPLFG
- a CDS encoding glycosyltransferase family 2 protein, whose product is MTPTTTLSVIVPIYNEQSLVHASLSRLRVLGNSPLLTSIRVIVVDDGSRDKTPTVLQQFRRSLEREAWGAKFVWQFVRHPRNYGKGKALRTGLTLADTDLTVCQDADLEYHPQELLGMIPLFLEGDVDAVFGSRFHRAAPQPRSLSPHRMVNGFLTALCNLVSRLNLSDMETCYKMVRTDLLKSIRLESNDFRIEPELTIKLAKRGARLLEVPIAYSGRSYQEGKKINWKDGLKALLAIIRFAASSRIDRNTSP